In Pseudomonadota bacterium, a genomic segment contains:
- a CDS encoding PspC domain-containing protein, with product MSSRHPKAWLGGVCATVADTLNFSTLGVRVVTVILAFIWPLLTLAAYLIGAFVLKQRGGSEESDPFLRDWDRRMADYDRRTRF from the coding sequence ATGAGCAGTCGTCACCCTAAAGCTTGGCTTGGCGGCGTTTGCGCGACGGTCGCCGACACGCTGAACTTCAGTACGCTCGGCGTGCGGGTTGTGACAGTCATCCTGGCGTTTATCTGGCCTCTGCTGACGCTGGCGGCCTACCTGATCGGGGCTTTTGTCCTCAAGCAGCGAGGCGGGTCGGAGGAATCTGATCCGTTTTTGCGAGACTGGGATCGACGCATGGCCGATTACGACCGACGCACGCGATTTTAG